The nucleotide window TTATATCTTCAAATTtcaataagagaaatgatatttgaacatccattttgtgacaacttttgttacaactttctctttcatactcacatcattttttactttatctctctattgctttgattttcgtgcaaTACCTATTTTTTCTTTGCAAATTTTAGTTGTCCCTATAAGTTGTCAATtaaaggttgttcaaataacactcctcatcTTCAAATTTCAATAATAGGATCATTCAACAAGAATAAAAAACGTGGGAAAAATATGAATTACTTCTATAATTAAGAAGACACGTTATGTTCAAATGtacattttactatttttaactatttatgaATCTATCTAGTATTGTAGTAATGGATGCTACCAAACTTATCTTAGCCAAACTAGTGTTATTTTGGAATATGTTCATGTATGTATACATGAAAGTTTACACATTGACATATACATaaactaaatttaattaattaacaatctTGGGCTCTTTACCTTGCTCTATTTTTTTCCATAAGTTCCTTTTATTAGAAACAATAATGTTTGAgatgtatatatattaaatataaatacttcTTATAATCgagattcaaattttaatttgacaCATTTTAAAAGTCTAGCTCGTTCTATTAGACCCAACCTTATTGATACTTTACCTTATTCTTTAATTGTTAATGTATGGTCAAGTTCTACTAGTAGACATTGATTATTTATATGTAATTAGGATAATTGATAGCGAATAAGTGGAAAATACTCATACAGATTGgacaaaaaaagttttttattgatttttttatacttccttaaaaaaaaaattgtagggaCTAATAGTTATGATAAAGGGTGTTCACATGTTTAGTTTAACGGGGAATGATTGTTAGGTAAATAGTTATTTGATCCGATGCGGTTCTATTTGATTTGGATTGTCTCTTTCAAATTATTTGATGTGATTAAATGTAGTGAGGAATTGATAAATTTGTTGGATTTGCTTGGATGCAtacttaaatatttatataacacAAACATTTTACAAGTGATTGTGCAAAATAATGTGCAAGTATACATCATAATAATAAGTAATAAAGAGTAGGCAACATTAAGAGGGAAATGACATCGCATCTTGAGAGGTCACAAAATCACCTTACATCGCTATGAGAATTGATGCTCCTCCGACGAAGTTTCTCTTGCATTTTCCCTGAAAATTCTCTGGAATCCTTCGATTTTAGCTCACTCAACTCGCCCGTCAAATGTGTTATGGATCAGAATCCTTACTCTTTATCCTTCATGGTTATTAATCACCAAAACCTACAAAATATGAAGGAAATATGTAAAAGAAACTTAATTGACCCAACACTATAAATATTAGATATTTACAATTAATTGGGGATTTTTAACTAGATTACTTGTAAAGCAAGTTAATAAGTGATATGTAAATTATCAAGAATTTGACACTTGTCACTTTATACAAGATATGGGATCTTGGATTGAAGGAGTTTGGGTACTGAAATTAACATGATTGAGACATTTATTTACCTAAGAGGAGAAAATATTCTCTAATTTGTAGAATCTAATTCATATAACTCTAAGCCAAGAAGGGAGGGATGGTTGGAAGAGGGAACTAGATAAGATAATTACATTTATTATGAGACCTCAATATACGCCAATATGTGAAAAACGTCTTCTAAGTCCTTTGAGTTTAGATATGTGTCGAATTTTGAGGGGTATATTGGATAGTTATGCTACTTCAAATATCATAGTCTTTTCCTGGAAAGTGCTTCTCCATCATGTGCCTACCATGTTGAATCTTTTTAGAAGGGGTTTTCTACAAGAGGCTTTGGTCTGAACTTGTAGGTTGTGTCTAGGGAAAAAAGAGTTTGAAGATCACTTAGTTTGTAAATGTGGTTTTGTGAGGGTGATTTGGTATGAAATTTTCATTTGAGCTATGTTATTTATACAACCAATAcaacaactcataattttgtGAGTAGTGCGGAAATCGAAATTgggcaaaatatattaaaaaatagcaATTAAGTTGTTGGTTGTTCACATATCATTCCTCTTTTCATATAGGGTGTGGCGTTCATGATTTTTCATGTGAAATTAATTGTGTTATGGAGTGCTTTACTGCAGtatacaagaaaaataaaggaagGAAATGGTTTATATTTGTTAACAATATAGATACaaaatagagaaagagagaacGATAACAATAAAGACGGCTAGGGTTTCGTAGAATAACAATAGCTCAACATTACAAAGGGTTATGGgagaatatataataaaaccTAATGAACTTTAACTTACTAATATAAAGACGCAATAACTTAAGCTCAATACTTTATTATCTAACGTCAACCCTCAAACTCACAATGAGTCAACAAGAATAAGCATTAcgaatttttcaatcaaaatacgaaaaacatactaaataatataaagttcTAACACTACCCCTCAAGTTGAAGCTTACTAAGCTTTAAGTTTGTTACAAATTAATCCAGAAAATAAACCAAATTAGCTCGTAGCACAACCAATGAAGAGCGGCAAGAACCATCAAGCAAAAGAACCATTTCAAACTAAACCAAACAAGAATCGGTAAGGAGAAGCAACCatagagaagaaccaagagagagagagagagagagagagagagagagagagaaccaATGAATCATCAAGTCGAACCAGACCTTTGATATCACTCAGTAACTCGAACCAGACCTTTGATATCACTTGTTGGGTAGTATGTGGAAGCCGAGAGCAACGACGTCTATCCAATGCTCCATGACCACAAGAGAGGAAAACATCACATCTCTACCTAAAACTTAAGACATTTGGTATATGAGTCACATCTCTTATATATCTATCATTTTAATTACCTATTCATAGGCTATGTAAAATTTAACCAATTACACTTGAAATTCAACATATACCctcttaaatccaaatccaaTTCCAATATACATAGATTAGTTCGGTTGAATCAAACCTAAAGTTCAGTGTAAAAATACACGTTTAGGAGTTCTCAAATGGAGTCTTCATCAATTTCCTCATTGTTCCAGTGTTAGAGCATCTTCCTCAAAACAATCTTTCTAACATGTTCTTTTGATGTCGGTAGTGTACCCCTTGTACTTTTTCTAATTTGCTAGTACTTCTTCCATTGTGGCATTTTAATAAACTCTtgttttacttttgaaaaataatcaaCATCGTCATTTGGTAGACGTTTCAATGAATTATATTAGTTTAGTGACTATATTGATCCTTATTTACTTTTGTAAAGGACTAAGAAAAATTTCTTTAAGACAAATAAGGAATATGTAATATTTTGtaagaaaccaaaataatacttgactctaaaaaaaaataaaaaaatattaactgaTTCCTAGTTTcgatctttctttcttttttttttttaaattgaggaTTTTTGAATCATTTCGTGATTGAACAACTTCTTTATAGAAATGATGATTGAAATCCGACGTACACATGTACAGACTTGGATGCATAACTCTGCTACTGCAATCCAATAAAGATACTTAACCTTGGGTGGTGTAATATATATTTCTGCATATGCATAAGACCAAgttatgaaaattaatttgattcagGGTCTATGATCTTGAAAGAATTTTGGAAGATTCTCTTTGCTGAATTTTCCATCTCAAAATGTTTGTGACAGATCGAAGGATTTGAATTCTCTGtcatgaatcaaataaaataatcctATAGATCATAGAAGCACTTAAATATTGTTTATTGAAGACTAACGGGTTGATTTGGTTTACGTTTggggagaaaaaattggaacCAACCAAGCAAGCATTTTCTTAATGGGGAGATCAACTGCATAAATCAACTTATTTGATggattaatagtgttttatctCTCTAATATATAAGTCATTTTTAGAttatcctataaaaaaaattgtttagatttcgtccttgtaatttgaagattatttattttgaactttCATCACATCAAATTgtgtaataaaatattttaaaagttaataaaatataattttcaatataagACTTCCGGCTTTTTAGATTCttcaacaaattttcaaaaaccatCTCTAATGAAAGAATCTTCACTTCATAAGACATGGTACCTCATAGGTACCTCATTGGAGAGAAATACAAAATGATACTTATAGAGTAGAGATGTTACAATAAGAACTCGCTCTTTTTGTGGGTCTCACaataattttatgttaaaatattaaaatataatgaataAAAGTTAGTGATAGACGATATAAAGTTATTGGTAAGATCTATTTAGTCATTTTTTTAGAGATGTTAAGCTTAGGTTGGAGTGATTGACTGTTTATTaggtattattattttttttttaaaaaaattagtgatGTGTACAAATTTGACGTATTTAGGTACCAAAAAAAATGAGTGTATGTGAATCCTCTAAGAATACTTGTGAGAAAAACccttattaaattaatatgaattgaatcttcaagtttctctcatatcattaattatttagtCATAACCATAGTGAAAGTTAATTAGACTCAACCAACATAGTGCGACATAGATAGTAAATACTTGAATCAtttaactattttcttttttatttgactcATATCTATTGtgtatgaaaaaatatttgttaggaGAGATCAACCTCTTGTATAGATCAATTCCGCACTTTCGCGTGGAAGTTACATTTAgctctttgaaaaaaataggcTCAAGTTCCCGTGTGAGTGATACATCTGACagaataaaattttggaaatctGATATACTAAGATAATGTTGTGGCTGATATATCTTGATATGAAACTTAGGCTTCACTAAATACATACAACATTTTCAATGtaaatcattttccttttctaatCCTTTGGTATGCAACATGCATGTTTGAGTTTGCATGTGCCCACACAAATGTATATAGTAGGTAATACCATATATTCCCTACATCTTTCTCCACTTCTTTTTGTCAACGTTTTCTTATTTCTATATTTTACAACATGCATAAAGATGCACAAACAATCTCTATGTATCTCTGTCCATAATAATACACTAAAATCAAATCGGATCAACATAATCCCTTGTTTTAATCCTTACTTTGCATCTAATCATCATTATCGTTATCTGAGATTTGGTATATCAtgatttctttctctttttctaattatctctttataaatattaaacCGATCGTTAACATTAACAACTAGTGGTTCAACGACATTTTGCAAAGAGTATTGCTATATATCTAAAAAGAATTTAGCACGATGTGGTCACGAAAAGCAAGTTAGCCAATTAAAATAATGTCTGGCCAAAAATCACGGTTTACTGatcttatcttttattttttatgatccAAAAGTGAACTAAATTGAAAATCTAAGGGACACAAATATGACAAATCGTTCGTAAACCCATCACGATTTAGCCTCTCGCTGTAACTAGCATTTCCGTTTTGCAAATTGTCTCTAAATTGGTCACAATTTGCAcggcttattttatttttttattctaatttaaatAATCTAatcactaaataaaataaaaaaatagtagtaggGTTTATATTGCCACTAGTCAGCACCCTAGTGATCGTGACTATCTTCATTTTCCACAAGAGTAAAAAAAGATGAAACACATTGACAAAATTAGAATTatgaaataaatcataaatacaAAAGGAATTCAAAGAGCTTGAATAGATGTGAAGTCAAAATCTTTTAGAGGAAGAGGAATGACTCTATTTTTGTAAACAATCAATAGCCCTAAGGTAGGAGATCTAGTTGGAAAAAGTTAATGTAATGTCCTGAAAGTTGATTTCTAGCTAGGGCATAAGTTCATACAGTGAGGGTACAATTACTCTCatacttatatatttattgGTAGGGTGGACATTGTTCAGTTCGGAATGAAAACTGAACCGAACTAAACtgaattatttgttaaatttaaaataactgaaTTGAACTGTTTGCATTTTGAACTGAACTGTTTCAAATCGAATTAAACTGTTCCGAACTGAACCGAACTGTTATTATTGGtatagttgaaaaaaataaaaataaaaacatacgaaatcaaattttagttaCCGAACTGAACTGAAATGTTCTGAACTGAACCGAACTATTTCGAATCAAACTGAATTGTTTTGAACCgaattgttcaatttttttttggttcagttcgtttttttcagtttttttttccaccCTATTTATTGCTGCTCCAAGATGTTTCTAAGTAGAATATATTTTTGGCTATTTTTACTTTTCTAAATTACATTGCTATTAAAGTTTCTAAGATACAACTTAATCTTGATTAATATAGGTAGTTTAAGTGTCTCCATTTCCAAGTCACTAACTAATTAGCTCTAAGTGTGATTAGTTCTAAGTCGATGCAGAAATGGAGACTTAgaactaaaataataattaagtagTACCTTTTAGGTCAGCATTTCCATCAACCCAACCATAGTGTCCAAGAAAATcattagaagagaagaggaatAACAAAAAAGGTAAagaaagaaaagtgaaaaagaaaaagaaattaaggaaAGAGGCAGATCCCTAAATAACGTAAAGtaacaaaatcataatatttttctttttaatcttaACACCTTTGTATTATATTCTGTCGTCTAATTAAGCAACAAATGACATGCTTTTGTTGGGGTTTGTGGGGTCCATTGTAATTTGCTAGGGTTCACATGTCTGGCCAACAAATTGGAGGCTATTCTTATTCCACCACACATACAACTCATAAGATATATTATTATGACCCACATAGTTCAATAGAAGAATTTACTAATAAGAATTAttacaatattatatataatcataTGGTATAATAGAAGAATTTATTAATATGCACTATTGAACAAATCATATGCACTGACGATATAACGCATACAACCATTcataatatatcaaaatttagaaatttgtataaatattttataaaagacTGTTACTTATTTTAATGATGATATCTTATTGAATGTGTGTACAAAAATTGTACACCATCTTTGCATACAAATTCAACTctatatattttgaagaaagctTAGATACCTCTAAAAACACTATATATCTATAAGTGTGTACGTCTAACATTTTAACGTTCAATAAGTAATTTTTAGGAATAAAATAAGCATCTCCTAAtagtttaattatataaatatagttAAATATATGACTATAATTCCTTTGTGTACCCTATCTATGAatagtaatataaattaaattataatatttttttatgaataacgAAGCTTACATCATATTGGGTCTTGCATCAAGTGTTTTGAGACACTAGTTAAGAAACAAAAagggaaataaaagaaaaattatattttggaaatatcaaaatttcaatttttaagatgttgactttcaaaaacatatttctatttctaaatttaaattcttATGGAACATTTCTTAACATTTCACACACTAGTAGCTGAGCAATACAAGGGGGTGTAGTGGTAAAACAATTGGGGACTAGTCATGAATTGTGTTTCCTTAGCAAGAGGACTGGTCATGACTTGTGGTTCCTTAACATGAGtaaaacatttatgaaaaaattgtcATGCTAACAAGTATCTTAATAGCATTGTTTAAAcaatcttaaaataaataaaaatattgtgaaaactTACGTATTTTGTAAGTTACCTTATCAAAAAAGATTTTAGTAATAGTGAACTCATCCGATTTTTTGTGTCTACTTTTAACGATGCAGTTCATACAAAAGTATAGACTAGTGACCCCATCTATTAAACCGTCTCATTTTGACAtatctagttaaaaaaaaattaagcaaacaAACTTATGTAATTTCagtaagaataataataatatcaatgaGAGGTAGACTTAAAGATAATGgggttaaaattgaaataaatacgttctaataagattaagagcgaCTCTAATAGTTTGTCGTAGAATAAAAGATAGGTTGAAACTAGCAACACTAAGTTCATTATCATAAAAACAACCATTATGCACCGTAGTAACAACAATTTGATCCGATCAAAGCCTCTATCAATTGATAATGACGAACATAGTGATACCCCTAAAGTTTGGTTGATTATATACCTATCCAAGGCCAATTTTGTGCAAATGCAACAAGACCCTTAGTAGAGGGGCTCaagttttcaaaacaaaaaggaaaagaaaaaaaaaacttctaggCAACTGACAAAATCCatcattaaatgttgtttgttTGTAGGTAGAAGTCTGAAAGACAAGAATTTTAGTGTCATTTAGTGTATATTAATTTGTCCAACGGTAAAAATCAAGTTTAAACCGTAACTTATATTTTAGAGTccattttcaatatttaaaGCTAACGTCTGATTTGATTGAACTGATCATATATCTATCATCTAATTATACAATTTCATAAAATGAAGTTTTGAATAAACTTATCAACAAAATGTCGGTATCTAACCAAACTTCAAGATATATAagaaagagttgtgttatttggacattcatatatgtgacaacttttgtgacaaccaaaattttacaaaggaaatgaggtagtgacacaaaaaccaaagctagagaaagtaaaaagataatatgagtataaaaaagaaagttgtcgcaaaagttataaaaaatggttgttcaattatcatttctctgtaaaaaaaatctcCCAATCAATTGACACATTAAAAAGTTCACTACCAAATTTGATTTACTTTTCCTCCTTAATAAGCTacttttatagaattttacagCTAGGCCTTTTTAGATTAGGCCCTTCAAAGGTACTATCAGCTGAGACAAATTGACCGAGAACTAGGAAACCACATGCATAGTGGAACCTACTCCCTCGTGGCttaatttcttataatttttataaatattttttccttttttttcttgaccagataaatattttttttcctaaggCACACGAAGTTATGTAATCTACTTTGATCAGTGTAATCATAATAATCTTATATAAAAGTACCATAAAATTAAATCCATCAAGTGGACAAGAATCAGAGACaactaatttataattaattacttATATGCCACTTTAGATTATATATGCTGATTGCTTAGATAAAGACTGATGATAAAAGTGACAACCTCATCATCATCGATCATAGCATACCTTAgtctaattttttaatagaaagaAGGTTTGAGCAAACATCTACAAAAAACAATGCAAATATTCAATCACCAATATCATATGAGCAATAAATAAAGAtgcacaaaaaatattaaatatttcacTTGCACCCTACCTTTGTGGCGCGTGGCTACAAGCCTATGCCAATACAGCTTATGTAACATTTTTAAATTAGAGACAATCACTTTCAAAGATAGTCTCCAAAGTACCAATAATAAATAGCTAATATATCATCAATAAGGTTGAGTTTAACAGAAGATGTTAGATATATAAATAATACTTTatcaaaaaagatatataaataataCGATGAATTAAGatttaaatatttgattgaaAGATGTACTCATATTTAATGTGCATTTTAAAATTCAGTAAATAAAACTTGGTTaatagaaaaagaaactaataaaaattatttctgatcatatattatatttaatgaccaaagaaaaatatatccCTCCATATTTAAagaaatttctttcaaaaaataaataaatgctagATTAGGTTGAATCACCAATCATTGAGAGTTTTGAAATTTGTCTATATAAGTATAGtcttttttgaaacaaaaatttatgtataatctatcaacaagaaaatcataaatttgaaTCTAATAATTTGTACGAGTGGAAGGTCGAGCCATATATGTTAATCTTATGTATTAGTTAAATGTTTACACGGTAAAAGGAGAATAATATACAAACAGATAGGTATACAAGAGGTACTTCAACCCGATACAATGTGAAAACTAACACATGTAatctttcattttaattttttatttatttataggagTTATTATAGTCTTTAACGCGTGATTATATCTAAAGAGAAATTATATATAGTCTCTCTCACATGACtcaagaaaaataattgaagtATTGAGAGAGATAAAGATCATATAGAATCTAGGCGTATATTTATAACTTAAGATTGAAATCTAAACACAATCTGATCCAGCTATGCAATTATTCCTAAGTTTTGTGCTAATAGCTTAAAAAAGAGCATAGGAGATCTCATTTCAAAGCAAGGTTTTAAGGGATTTGCAAAGGAAAAGCCATCATatacctttatatatatatctctaCCTTGATATATAGAAGGAATTAGAATATGGATGGTAGTAATTATTTTGGAGATTCAAACATGGGAAATGAAAGAGTAAGTGGATCTTcatcaagaaaagggaagaaaaaccATCAAGATAAACCAAAGCAACCACAAAGAGGATTAGGTGTTGCTCAATTGGAAAAAATTAGATTACATGGTGAAATGGGTTATGGTTTTCATCCTCCTCTACACAATCCTCATCCATCTAATTTTATCAATGTAAGCTTCTTaaattctctcttcttttgCTCAAATCAAACCACTCtagcaattttcattttttttaatatttttttttgtattttgattataaaaaataatgttttactTGGATTAATTAGtggaattaattaatttcatctattttaattaatttgtttctcATGATCATGTAGGAAGATCCAAGAATACAAACACCATATTCATCAATACCATCATCATCTTTTTCTTACTCATCTTCATCTACATCATACTCAGCTTCACATGGCTTTCAACCAAACATTATGgtaagtgtaattttttattttttattttttgcttttcttggatcccaaattttatttatgctTTTAATGGTACTATATATTTCCTTTTCATTCTTTTGTGATGAGTAGTTTTGCACATATTTTCATAATTGtcatgtttaatttaattactaGTACTATAACTATGActacaaaaacaatatattcaAGTGGGTTGTAATGTCCCCATAGCAATCAAGGTAACTATTTTTCTAACCcttgatttttctttcctttgttCAAATGACATGACATGATACTTATCATCTTATCTCATTTATTCAAAAGTTTACAAATGTATAACATATCCAATAACCCTAGAAATGTTATTTTTGGATCTGGGCTAACTCTCTTTTGGTCTATGGTTGGTTGAATTTGAATGTACAATTGTGTATTAATATACTAACCCTAGGTGAGAAGAAATTGGCTGTGTATGCTAGctaaaaaatatcatcaaaataattaaaagaaaatgtttttgcaTATATTAGCAGCATATTCATCATTACAGTTAGTTTTTGTATACAGAAAAACTAACATTAAATGAATTATAATGTTGCTTTAATCTgtatatatacaaaaacaaagttTCTATGTCAATTGGACAATTCTAATcagataaaattgaaaaatacctTAGAGAATTAATTCTTACATCTAAGATGTAAaaacatttcattcataattttctttttttgattctTGGATTCTTTGTATTTATCATTGTGTATTCAATTATGATACTGCTCCATGTAATCTCTTCTTAATATCATTCACTcagatattaaaaaatgttgtttttctcTGCAGATGGGTCTACCACAATATGATAGAACAAACATTAGATTTGGAGATTCTCAGCCAGTATTTGATTCATCAAGGTACTTAAATTTTCCATCCACATTAGTTCCATTATTATtgataatcaaaacaaaatgtgTTAATTTTACTTGCAATATTGacttttgttttcttctaaTCTTGTTCTATATATAATGAAGTTTTCATGATTAATTTCTTGCTTATACGGTTAATTCTTTATCTCAAATCAGATTATGGGAGCATGCCAATGCAACTTCTCAATCTACCACAACTAAACCATTACTTAACCTATATGTAAGGATTCATTTTCAGCATATATATCTCATATATACAacacttaaaaaaatgatttcattCTTATACACTCTCAATGTAAAGATTTTTACACTCTCAATCAATCGTAATCATCAGATCATTAAAAACGTCTGACCTTAATCATAATCAGTTTTAAGTTACGCATATAATTAATTGTGATTTGTTGACAATGTAAATCATTTTAGTCTGATAGTGcatcaaaatttaaatcatgAAAACTATACCTAGCTTCTAATAATTTaccaataaatttttaaaaaaaaaaaactaaataattttttcttctataaataGGACTCACAATACATAGATACCAAGAAGCATAGAAGTGGTTCTACAAGCAGTCAGAACTCAGAATCAAGTGATCACAATCAAGAACCAGATTTGGAGCTAAGATTATCTCTTTGATCTTCCATTATAGAAAGAGTGGTGATTCTAGTAATTGTAATGGTTTTATATACAATTATTTAAGAATTGCGAAAAAAGCACAGTGAACAAGTCAGtgtgtttatttttaattgaagttTCATTgtgtattgaaaaatatatagattGATTGCATGAAAAACAATGCAAAAATTTACGTTAGTTAGTGTGCAGAATCATGACCAAATCATGAATTTATCTTCTTTAATGTGCTAAAGATGTAAGGGTTCATTTCAGAATTGAGAATGCTTCATCTTCTTTAACTACTTGAGCCAATATTAAATTGGATGCATGTTATTATAATGGTCATAAAATTATTTAGGgtccaccatttttttttttctgcataTGCTAAAATAAATCGAATTAAAGATCAAAGTttagagaggaaaaaaaatgtagaatcCATCTATCATTCCGCCATCAAAATTTAGTTACAATTAtgattagagagagagagatcgtttctttttctttatattttttttagagcttctttttttatatttttatttagttgaaattttaattttaatatgtgAATTTTATAATCGATTTTTAAATATCGAGTTTGACTAAATacagtgagtttttttttattttttaaataaaatagtgaGGGCATAATTCAATGGGCATAATTCAATTGATATAGAcatgagatatatatatatataagggtcgaagcttaaattttaattttctaattattCGTTTTAACATGTGAATTCTAGCCattaaactatattaaaaaaaattcaccaaaaagaagctgtttaaaaaaatgtgaggctaattttatatcttttttattttataaagaatgAAACCTATTATTTGAACCGATTGTGTTGTAGGAATTAATTGTTTAGGCCCAATATAATTAAGGTGACCAATTTGCTTTGTGTCTCACCTAAATGGAGATCTAAGATTGACATGGATTGCAACAAATTGCAACAACATTCACAAACTATTTCAAAGATGGATACAAAatcttgtttttcattttttttccttcatcttTCAAGCATCTTGCACACCTTCGGCTTTTTCAATTTTACTTCGGTTAAGATTAAACGAGTTTTGGAATTTTCAGAATATTCAATCCAGATTGTACCGGTtgacttcctttttttttctttcaaaatcatccacttcagattatatatatatatatatatatatatatatatgagttaggatccgttgacacctggtgttaacggattcgttgacaccaa belongs to Medicago truncatula cultivar Jemalong A17 chromosome 6, MtrunA17r5.0-ANR, whole genome shotgun sequence and includes:
- the LOC11442625 gene encoding protein SPEAR1 gives rise to the protein MDGSNYFGDSNMGNERVSGSSSRKGKKNHQDKPKQPQRGLGVAQLEKIRLHGEMGYGFHPPLHNPHPSNFINEDPRIQTPYSSIPSSSFSYSSSSTSYSASHGFQPNIMMGLPQYDRTNIRFGDSQPVFDSSRLWEHANATSQSTTTKPLLNLYDSQYIDTKKHRSGSTSSQNSESSDHNQEPDLELRLSL